The window AGTTTGGCTAACTTTCTATGGATCTAATTTAACTGCACTGTAAATAAGTATCTAAATATGTAATAGTGTGTAACCcgtggaagagtagctgctgcatgtgcaacagctaatggggatcctaataaactaaactatggATGTAATTGTTTCTCTGTGGCTGTAGACACTTCTAGAATCTTCCCCGTGATGACAGAGACCTAATCTGCAGCCATTATCCAATCGTTGCCTCTTTCACCACGTGTGCGCAGACACCATTCTGTTGGGAGGCGTGGTAACCGTTGCTTTGGACCCTCTTGGTAGCCACATTGTCGTAGATACGGTTGTCGTGGCGAGGCAGGAAGCCCCTCTGCAGCTTGTGCTCCAGGTGCATGTGGTTCTGAGGAGGGAGACCAAGGCACGCTCTGAAAGGgaaaagggatacctagtcagttgcaaaACTGAAGGAATATAACCACAGAGACCGGCACAACATTATTGCCCAGCGACAGGGTGGTAGGTGTTCTGACCTCATGATGTTCTCAATGCAGGCTCTCTGTCTGAAGTAGGCATTGACCAGCGGGGCCCCAGGGGGGACAAGGGGAGCTTTACACATGAAGGAGAGGATAGCCAGGACACTGTGGAAGGACTGGAAGGTCTCTGATCCTTGGGGCCGAACACATACACGCTGACACAACTCTGTGAGGAGGACCAGGTCCAGGATGATAGGACTGGCTAGCAGAGAGTCCTGGAGAGAGACACCTTTGGttagaaaaaaaaaatcagattgaggtgtgtgtgtgtgtgtgtgagagagagagactcacctCACAGGTGTTGTGCATTGCGATAGTGTTGGTTCCTCCCATCATGATCTCAGAGGTGTATTCATCCATCGCCCTCTTACTGTCCCCCACATACGGCACATACTTAAtcaccacctacacacacacacacacacacacacacacacacacacacacagcaagccaACTGAGTCAAGTATTTATCAAGAAAAACTATGGATACTTTCTGCCACTTAGTAAAACAAAATGCGGTGCTATTGATATCTACCAGGTATGAAAAAAACACACATTCAACTCTTAATTTAGATCAGGTTTCtctgtgttacacacacacacacacacacacagacttacaCAGTGGTCAGGTTTCTCCCCATTGTGGTACAGTATAGGGTTGGAGTTGACCATGTCATCTACCACATTGCTCTTGGAGATCTCCTTGGAACGGAACTGCTGCGGTGCTGAGAGGTTCATACCATCGTTGTTGCCAAGGTGATTGTAGCTGACAATGGAGGTGGGCTGTCATGGCAACAGACAGCAACACGTTATTTTACAGTCTGGTATTAACCTAGTGTTACACACATGAAATTGCCCTTTTACCTGGGTACAATTGTTGTAATAACAGTGTTTTAACATGTTGTATAGTAATTTTAGAATAACTTAGTAATTGTATAATGATGTACTTTGTCATTATACAAGTGGAACTGGAACTGTTCACAGAACAGAAGTCCTATTGAAGTGAATGAAACATCAAATGGACTGGGTCGACCTCTCACCTTGATCCCAGCACTGATGAGGAAGTCGACCAGGACTGACTTGATCTTTGTCTGACCAGACTTGAAGTCGTCTCCTGCTATGAACACGTTTCTTTCCACAGCCAGCTCTATCGCCCCAGGGACAAACGTGTTCTGGGGAGAACCGTTAATGTAGGCACAGCCCTCCAGGATACTGGCTACGGCAAACAAAGTAGAGGGAGACACCTCCCCACCTgactgatagagacagagagagtagagagagagagtaagagagagagaaggcaagagCGAGACAGACATAATAGTATAGATAGAATAGATCTGTCAGATCTCTACCTGTATGGCAGCCAGGAGATTCTTGGCCGTGTCGTTGACCCCGGCTGTGAGGTCACAGAAACGTTCGGTGTTGGCTGTCCACAAAACGATGACCTTGTCCACGCCGCTTGAATGCCGGAAGTCCTGAATGTCTGCTCTGATCTGCtccacctggagggagagagagaagaatcactattcagacacacagagacacatagggTCTAGGGTATATGGGGTAAGAGCTAAAGGGTTAGGGGACAGGGTGTACGAGGCACACACACTACTTGGGATTGGGCGTACCTGTTCAGCCATGGTCCCTTTCAGAACGTTGTCTGCTCGGCCCGCCTGGTTGGCAGCTATGAATTCTGGGATATAGATGGAGGCTCGGGGTCGGAGGTGGCTCATGTGTGGGCGGAGCTTCTCCTGGAGGGACCAATCAAGGACCTCGGCTCTCTCCATCGCACTGCCCAGATCCATGGATGAGATGTcccagcctgacacacacacactctctctttatTTAATTAGTTAGCTAAAGTTTTACAAGCCTAATGTCTCTTAAAAGAAAACCCATCAGACAGGCCCAAAAGAACAGAGGACCAGTTAGACTAGAGGACCAGAGGTGTGTACTCGACCTCTGCCTCCAGGGCAGTGCTGAATAATGGAGGAGGTTAAACAGGAGGTTAAATAACGAGCCTGACAGACAGTCCACATGGAGACTTTTAACTTTTCCTTCTCCATAGTGGCCCCTGAAGAACTGACCTAGGGTCAGCATTCCTTCTCTtattacatacacacatacacactcctttACCATCAAAGACGATATCATTAGGGTGCATCATGGGTAAGAGGTCACGGAATGGAATGTTAACTTCCTTTCCATCTGACCCCGCACCTAAACACACAGTTGAGGACTGGAAGAGGGAACCGTAGTAGTTGGCTTtctgggaagggggaggggggttcGAAAAGGGGGAGAGGGTAATAAAATAGACacagaagaaaaataaataacaagtCTTGAATAATAACAACACACTAAATCAGTGGTATTCAAACGTTTTCTACAGGGACTCCTTTTTTCCCCGCCAGAATTTCAGCCGACCCCACCCGAAATCTAACGACACTACAttacataaaaaaaaatgacatttgGATTTGTACATCAACAAATAACCTTCGATTCACTACATTTTTATCTCTCTTATCAAAATTAAGAAAAACAATAAATAAATGCACTCAATTATTTTTTAAAGGATCTTTCAAAAACGTTTTATATTATCCAATACAATAATGTAGACTTTTACATTTGTTTTGGCTAGCCCACTGCAATTCCCGCCACGACCCAAACTTTGAATATCTGCATTAAATGAAGAATGGTGaggaaaaaaggaaaaaaaaaggACACATTTGGGGAAGTAATGATGCCCATATAAAGGTAAAGGACTGCCTGTGTTGTAAACGTTCGTGTGTCAGTCAATGTTAAACCCTTAAAACTCCACTAAACCCatcatatcagtgtgtgtgtgtgtgtgtgtgtgtgtgaacccatCACTGTATTAGGGGTATAATGAGGCTCTGCTAGCTAGCTCTGCATCAGAGGAGAGACATGTATATGCTATAAAACGGTCACAAAGTAGGATCAacgacacacacaccaccttaCCTGTTCTCCAGTTTTGGTTCTCCAGGTGAGTCCCAGTCTGTTGGCCAGGACAGCAGCGGTGACGGTGGTCCCATTGTTTCCTCCCCAGCCAACTAGCATCACCCCCAGCCTGGGGACACGTCGCTCAGTACGGAACTCAAGCTCACTAACAGAAGGGGTcacctggaggggtggagtgGAGAGATTTACACAGTTAGAAATTAGATAGGtgatgctggtgtgtgtgtgtgtgtgtgtgtgtgagaaacttACTGTGAGTGTGTCTCCATCCCTGcatacagcagtagtatggtagCAGTACTGAGCCtcgatgtgtgtatctgtgtacttCACATTGGGATTGTTGATACGAATGTTCTCAGTCATGACTGCAGGcttgagagagagtgacagagagaagcatagagacaaaaagagagtgaaagagtgcAACAGGACAGTTAGGGAAGATATTAACAGAGTTAGCCTAGTTCTTTggcttcatttatttatttcaaatcaaaatcaaatgtatgtatatagcccttcatacatcagctgatatctcaaagtgctgtacagaaacccagcctaaaaccccaaacagcaagcaatgcaggtgtagaagcacattggcaaggaaaaactccctagaaaggccaaaacctaggaagaaaccaggctatgaggggtggccagtcctcttctggctgtgccgggtggagattataacagaacatggccaagatgttcaaatgttcatag is drawn from Oncorhynchus keta strain PuntledgeMale-10-30-2019 chromosome 37, Oket_V2, whole genome shotgun sequence and contains these coding sequences:
- the LOC118370270 gene encoding inositol-3-phosphate synthase 1-B-like translates to MTENIRINNPNVKYTDTHIEAQYCYHTTAVCRDGDTLTVTPSVSELEFRTERRVPRLGVMLVGWGGNNGTTVTAAVLANRLGLTWRTKTGEQKANYYGSLFQSSTVCLGAGSDGKEVNIPFRDLLPMMHPNDIVFDGWDISSMDLGSAMERAEVLDWSLQEKLRPHMSHLRPRASIYIPEFIAANQAGRADNVLKGTMAEQVEQIRADIQDFRHSSGVDKVIVLWTANTERFCDLTAGVNDTAKNLLAAIQSGGEVSPSTLFAVASILEGCAYINGSPQNTFVPGAIELAVERNVFIAGDDFKSGQTKIKSVLVDFLISAGIKPTSIVSYNHLGNNDGMNLSAPQQFRSKEISKSNVVDDMVNSNPILYHNGEKPDHCVVIKYVPYVGDSKRAMDEYTSEIMMGGTNTIAMHNTCEDSLLASPIILDLVLLTELCQRVCVRPQGSETFQSFHSVLAILSFMCKAPLVPPGAPLVNAYFRQRACIENIMRACLGLPPQNHMHLEHKLQRGFLPRHDNRIYDNVATKRVQSNGYHASQQNGVCAHVVKEATIG